In Mastigocladopsis repens PCC 10914, a single window of DNA contains:
- a CDS encoding IS5/IS1182 family transposase, whose protein sequence is MYFYQTIVGSLFEHIQHHPLDAQRLIGLKYEQLEQLLEQAREVHNQKQVSSESKKVRIIAGGGGRRPKLSLEEQIILTLTYLRHLTTFQLLGIQFGVSETTANDTFNYWFPILGELLPPSLLEQVKKNSSDYQVVQEILTEFELIVDSYEQPRERPGEYEEQKEYYSGKKKNHTMKNQIIVLPEGKDIIDVVAGKPGTKSDINLFREHQKGFDPNQRFHGDKAYAGEESIKTPTKKPKKQELTPEQKERNKELAKERIFVEHLIRVVKIFRVAQERFRLNPNKYEQIIMTICGLVRLRLGTLVFSS, encoded by the coding sequence ATGTATTTTTACCAAACTATTGTGGGTTCTCTATTTGAGCATATTCAACATCATCCTCTAGATGCACAGCGTTTAATTGGTCTCAAGTATGAGCAATTAGAGCAACTTTTAGAACAAGCGAGAGAGGTGCATAACCAAAAACAAGTATCATCTGAGTCTAAAAAGGTAAGAATTATTGCGGGTGGAGGAGGTCGCAGACCTAAACTGTCGTTGGAAGAGCAAATAATTTTAACTTTGACATATCTCAGACATTTAACAACATTTCAATTGCTGGGCATCCAATTTGGGGTAAGTGAGACAACTGCAAACGATACATTCAATTATTGGTTTCCAATTCTAGGAGAATTATTACCACCAAGCCTACTTGAGCAGGTAAAAAAAAACTCAAGTGACTACCAAGTTGTTCAAGAAATTTTAACCGAGTTTGAGCTAATAGTAGATAGCTATGAACAGCCAAGAGAGCGGCCTGGGGAATATGAAGAGCAAAAAGAATATTACTCTGGCAAAAAGAAAAACCATACTATGAAAAATCAAATTATCGTTTTACCTGAGGGGAAAGATATTATTGATGTAGTAGCAGGAAAACCAGGAACAAAAAGTGACATCAATTTATTTCGGGAACATCAAAAAGGATTTGACCCCAATCAGAGGTTTCATGGTGACAAAGCATACGCAGGAGAAGAATCAATCAAGACCCCAACGAAAAAGCCAAAAAAACAAGAATTAACTCCGGAACAAAAAGAACGAAATAAAGAATTGGCCAAGGAACGAATATTTGTTGAACATTTAATTCGTGTCGTGAAAATATTCCGAGTAGCCCAAGAACGGTTTCGGTTAAATCCTAATAAATATGAACAAATAATTATGACTATTTGTGGACTTGTAAGACTCCGACTTGGAACCTTAGTTTTCTCATCATAA
- a CDS encoding lytic transglycosylase domain-containing protein, with the protein MLKKLQTKHISLIAGAGLCAFLAGAFVSAPEIGKSVGQWLKPSNNQPEQLSEESKAKSPVFALVAKSPQERAAKLEALKEESKLAERNRARYLLASDLIERKQAKPALELLEGLEKDYSLLAPYVLLKQAQAQDILGQEGKASDLRQKVLKEYSKQPAAAKALYLIGQSEHQDKAIAEFPSNPLTWEIIRQRLQENPNQPQLQLVLAKYAYDRPGIVPVLDQLANNPSLKPEEWEIIGTAYWENSEFTKAALAYAKAARTPRNLYRVARGLQISGKQAEALASYQQQVNEFPDAKETGTALMRLAEMARLRKDALPYLDQVISNFPDKAGTALVEKVKILQAQDPKAATEALKLLLTKYGNSEEAAEYRWKMAQQKAKAKDYQAAWQWAEPIPKNNPNSILAPRASFWVGKWATKLGKNQEAKQAYEYTISNFPHSYYSWRAAVTLGLNVGNFNTVRQMNPDVVPLQRPVPTAGSETFKELYLLGQDRDAWLQWQTEFQNKMQPTVAEEFTEGLMRQAKGENIIGIDKISKLEDRETPQEQAEFQTLSKQITYWQARYPFPYLKQIEKWSQKRQLNPLLVTALIRQESQFEPKIRSNAGAVGLMQVLPDTAKWIAPQIQLDSKKIDLQNPNDNIMVGTWYLDHTHQQYGNSSLLAIASYNAGPGNVSKWLPTLPKQDPDEFVESIPFDETKNYVRQVFGNYWNYLRLYNPEISQLVAKYSAEHPQLPLQ; encoded by the coding sequence ATGCTGAAGAAGCTACAAACAAAGCATATTTCTCTAATTGCGGGAGCAGGACTGTGTGCCTTTCTAGCAGGGGCATTCGTGTCAGCTCCCGAGATAGGAAAATCCGTAGGGCAATGGCTTAAACCGAGCAACAATCAGCCTGAACAGCTCTCGGAAGAAAGCAAAGCTAAATCACCCGTTTTTGCCTTGGTGGCAAAATCCCCACAAGAACGCGCTGCAAAACTAGAAGCGCTCAAGGAGGAGTCAAAATTAGCAGAGCGAAATCGCGCTCGTTATCTTTTAGCAAGTGACTTAATTGAAAGAAAACAAGCGAAGCCTGCACTCGAGTTACTAGAAGGACTAGAAAAAGATTACTCACTCCTTGCGCCTTATGTGTTGCTAAAACAAGCGCAGGCACAGGACATCTTAGGACAAGAAGGTAAAGCCTCGGATCTGAGGCAAAAAGTGCTCAAAGAGTACTCCAAACAACCAGCTGCTGCTAAAGCGCTGTATCTTATCGGGCAAAGCGAGCATCAGGACAAAGCGATCGCTGAATTTCCCTCTAATCCCCTCACTTGGGAAATTATTCGTCAGCGATTGCAAGAAAATCCCAATCAGCCGCAATTACAGTTAGTGTTGGCAAAATACGCCTATGACCGACCTGGTATTGTGCCCGTATTGGATCAGCTGGCAAACAACCCTAGCCTGAAACCCGAAGAGTGGGAAATCATTGGTACAGCTTACTGGGAAAATAGTGAATTTACTAAAGCGGCTTTAGCATACGCCAAAGCCGCCCGGACGCCCCGTAACCTCTACCGCGTTGCACGGGGATTGCAAATCAGCGGAAAACAAGCAGAAGCCCTTGCTAGCTATCAACAACAGGTGAATGAATTTCCTGATGCAAAAGAAACTGGCACTGCTCTGATGCGTTTAGCAGAAATGGCAAGACTACGCAAAGACGCTCTTCCCTATCTTGACCAGGTTATTAGTAACTTTCCTGACAAAGCAGGGACAGCGCTGGTAGAAAAAGTCAAAATTCTTCAGGCTCAAGATCCAAAAGCAGCGACTGAGGCTCTGAAGTTACTTCTCACCAAGTACGGCAACTCTGAGGAAGCGGCAGAGTATCGCTGGAAAATGGCACAACAAAAGGCAAAAGCCAAAGATTATCAAGCTGCATGGCAATGGGCAGAACCTATTCCCAAAAATAACCCCAACAGTATTTTGGCTCCCAGAGCAAGCTTTTGGGTGGGAAAGTGGGCAACGAAACTGGGGAAAAACCAGGAAGCTAAACAGGCTTACGAGTATACAATCAGCAATTTTCCCCACTCTTACTATTCGTGGCGAGCAGCGGTCACTTTGGGACTAAATGTTGGCAATTTCAACACTGTGCGCCAAATGAACCCCGATGTCGTTCCATTGCAGCGTCCAGTACCAACCGCTGGTTCTGAAACTTTTAAGGAATTATATCTGCTCGGTCAAGACAGGGATGCTTGGTTGCAATGGCAGACAGAATTTCAGAACAAAATGCAGCCAACGGTTGCAGAGGAATTTACCGAGGGTTTGATGCGGCAGGCAAAGGGAGAAAATATCATCGGAATTGATAAAATTTCCAAATTGGAAGACCGAGAAACGCCCCAAGAACAAGCCGAATTTCAGACTCTAAGTAAACAAATCACCTACTGGCAAGCTCGTTATCCCTTCCCCTATCTTAAGCAGATTGAGAAGTGGTCCCAAAAACGTCAGCTAAACCCCCTGCTCGTCACTGCCCTCATACGTCAGGAGTCGCAGTTTGAGCCAAAAATCCGTTCTAACGCTGGTGCAGTTGGTTTAATGCAGGTATTACCAGATACAGCCAAATGGATTGCCCCACAAATTCAGTTAGACAGCAAAAAAATAGATTTACAAAATCCTAACGACAACATCATGGTGGGAACCTGGTATCTGGATCACACCCATCAGCAGTATGGTAATAGCTCCCTGCTAGCAATTGCCAGTTACAATGCCGGTCCTGGTAACGTTTCCAAGTGGTTGCCTACTTTGCCTAAGCAAGATCCAGATGAATTTGTGGAATCAATTCCCTTTGATGAAACTAAAAATTACGTGCGTCAGGTGTTTGGTAACTACTGGAATTACCTAAGACTCTACAACCCTGAAATTTCCCAGTTGGTAGCAAAATATTCAGCTGAACACCCACAACTACCGCTTCAGTGA
- a CDS encoding aldo/keto reductase: MTSNSVKIDASAAGTFQLGGDLSVNRLGYGAMRLTGQPGNFGSYSDWEGGEKLLRRAVELGVNFIDTAEAYGPGFNEELIASALHPYRQGVVIATKGGIIKTAPNDIQADGRPENLRRGCEASLQRLKVERIDLYQLHRPDPKVPFAESVGMLAQLQQEGKIRHIGLSNVTIEQIEEARRIMAMLPEGAAQGTIASVQNRLNLAERRGEEVLDYCLKHGIAFIPYGPLGANPLKQGAPLASEEGTLAEIARKRNLKPSQIALAWMLHRAPNIVVIPGTTTIAHLEENIAAASIALTQQEIETLNQIQAA; this comes from the coding sequence ATGACAAGCAATTCTGTAAAAATTGATGCATCTGCCGCTGGCACTTTCCAACTGGGAGGAGATTTAAGCGTTAACCGCTTGGGTTACGGGGCAATGCGACTGACTGGACAGCCTGGTAATTTCGGCTCCTATTCTGACTGGGAAGGCGGAGAGAAACTGCTGCGCCGTGCGGTTGAATTGGGAGTAAACTTTATTGACACCGCAGAGGCTTACGGTCCTGGCTTTAATGAAGAACTGATTGCATCTGCCCTACATCCTTACAGACAGGGAGTAGTGATTGCTACCAAAGGCGGCATTATCAAAACTGCGCCAAATGATATTCAAGCAGATGGCAGACCGGAGAACTTGCGGCGTGGTTGTGAAGCAAGCTTACAAAGGCTCAAGGTTGAGCGGATTGACTTATATCAACTGCATCGCCCAGACCCAAAAGTGCCATTTGCAGAATCAGTAGGTATGCTGGCACAACTACAACAAGAAGGCAAAATTCGTCACATTGGATTGTCCAACGTGACCATTGAGCAAATCGAAGAAGCACGTCGCATCATGGCGATGCTCCCAGAGGGAGCCGCGCAAGGCACCATCGCCTCTGTGCAAAACCGATTGAACCTGGCAGAACGCCGCGGGGAAGAAGTGCTTGATTACTGCCTAAAACATGGAATTGCCTTCATTCCCTACGGTCCATTAGGGGCAAATCCGCTGAAACAAGGTGCGCCATTGGCTTCTGAAGAAGGAACGCTTGCAGAAATTGCTCGTAAGCGCAATCTCAAACCCAGTCAAATTGCATTGGCGTGGATGCTGCATCGTGCGCCCAATATCGTTGTCATTCCAGGAACCACAACCATTGCCCACCTTGAAGAAAATATAGCCGCTGCCTCAATTGCGCTGACACAACAAGAGATAGAAACGCTAAATCAAATCCAGGCTGCTTGA
- the tatC gene encoding twin-arginine translocase subunit TatC, with translation MTSSQDVDTTTPDIDLKVHGDSKPEEDPIDPLDELPGEVEMSIFDHLDELRQRIFYSLIAVAVGVIGCFLAVKPIVQLLEVPAQGVKFLQLAPGEYFFVSVKVAGYSGLLLSSPFVLYQIIQFVLPGLTRRERRLVGPVVLGSSFLFAGGIVFAYLLLIPAALKFFISYGADVVEQLWSIDKYFEFVLLLLFSTGLAFQIPIIQVLLGALGIVSSKQMLSGWRYVILGAVVLGAILTPSTDPFTQSLLAGAVLGLYFGGIGLVKLTGK, from the coding sequence ATGACATCTTCACAAGACGTAGACACAACAACTCCTGACATTGACCTTAAAGTACATGGCGACTCAAAACCAGAAGAAGATCCTATAGATCCTCTCGATGAGTTGCCTGGTGAAGTCGAAATGTCAATTTTTGATCACCTAGACGAGTTGCGACAGCGGATTTTTTACTCGCTTATTGCTGTAGCAGTGGGTGTTATTGGCTGCTTCTTAGCCGTTAAGCCAATTGTTCAGCTGCTAGAAGTACCAGCACAGGGAGTAAAATTTCTGCAACTGGCTCCTGGAGAATATTTCTTTGTCTCCGTGAAAGTTGCAGGCTACAGTGGGTTGCTGTTGTCTAGCCCGTTTGTGCTCTACCAGATTATCCAGTTTGTCCTCCCTGGACTGACTCGTCGCGAACGCCGTTTGGTGGGACCTGTGGTTTTGGGGTCAAGTTTTCTGTTTGCAGGGGGGATAGTATTTGCTTACTTGTTGTTAATACCAGCTGCTTTGAAATTCTTCATCAGCTATGGTGCAGACGTAGTAGAGCAGCTTTGGTCGATTGACAAATATTTTGAATTTGTCTTGTTGCTGCTGTTTAGTACTGGGTTAGCATTTCAAATCCCTATCATCCAAGTGCTGCTTGGTGCTTTAGGGATTGTCTCTTCTAAACAAATGCTTTCTGGTTGGCGCTACGTCATTTTGGGAGCAGTGGTTTTAGGCGCAATTCTCACACCTTCCACTGACCCCTTCACCCAAAGTCTCTTAGCAGGAGCAGTTCTGGGACTTTACTTTGGCGGGATTGGTTTGGTTAAGCTGACAGGCAAATGA
- a CDS encoding tRNA-binding protein encodes MKQISYEDFEKVEIRVGKVIKVEDFPTARKPAYKLWIDFGDLGIKKSSAQITKLYQKEDLTHRLILAVTNFPPRQIADFMSEVLVLGVVLDDGKVVLIQPDRDVPLGKRIF; translated from the coding sequence ATGAAACAAATTTCCTATGAAGACTTTGAAAAAGTAGAAATTCGTGTTGGCAAAGTCATTAAAGTAGAAGATTTTCCTACAGCACGAAAACCAGCTTACAAACTTTGGATAGACTTTGGTGATTTGGGCATCAAAAAATCTAGCGCTCAAATTACTAAGCTATATCAAAAAGAGGATTTAACACATAGGTTAATATTAGCTGTCACCAACTTTCCACCTCGTCAAATCGCTGATTTTATGTCTGAAGTTCTTGTCTTAGGCGTAGTGCTAGACGATGGTAAAGTCGTTTTAATTCAGCCAGATAGAGACGTACCTCTGGGCAAAAGAATTTTCTAA
- a CDS encoding DUF3067 family protein yields MTGQELRQLLLEKWGRSYDVQLRRTQGKIFLQVMWKYLEQASFPLSEVEYQEHLDSVANYLSGLGGETQVKTYIRETRERPRLGKAVSIPLDLGERSAEWLIE; encoded by the coding sequence ATGACAGGACAGGAATTACGCCAACTGTTGCTTGAGAAGTGGGGACGCTCCTACGATGTCCAGTTACGCCGAACACAGGGTAAAATATTTTTACAAGTCATGTGGAAATACCTAGAACAAGCTTCTTTCCCCTTGAGTGAGGTAGAGTATCAAGAGCATCTAGATAGTGTCGCCAATTATCTGAGTGGTTTGGGTGGTGAGACACAGGTGAAAACATATATTAGAGAAACACGAGAACGCCCACGACTTGGTAAAGCTGTGAGCATTCCGTTAGATTTGGGCGAACGGTCTGCGGAATGGTTGATAGAGTAG
- the petC gene encoding cytochrome b6-f complex iron-sulfur subunit — protein MAQFSESMDVPDMGRRQFMNLLTFGTVTGVALGALYPVVKYFIPPSTGAAGGGTTAKDELGNNVSVSKFLESHNVGDRVLVQGLKGDPTYIVVDSKEAITDYGINAVCTHLGCVVPWNAAENKFKCPCHGSQYDATGKVVRGPAPLSLALSHAKVEEDKIVLTSWTETDFRTGDDPWWA, from the coding sequence ATGGCTCAATTTTCTGAATCAATGGACGTACCCGATATGGGGCGTCGTCAATTCATGAATCTTTTGACTTTTGGAACTGTAACCGGAGTGGCTCTGGGAGCATTGTATCCCGTTGTCAAGTACTTTATTCCACCGTCTACTGGTGCTGCTGGTGGTGGTACAACTGCAAAGGACGAGTTGGGCAACAATGTCAGCGTTAGCAAGTTTTTAGAAAGCCATAATGTAGGCGATCGCGTTCTTGTTCAGGGACTCAAGGGAGACCCCACCTATATTGTGGTAGATAGCAAAGAAGCGATTACCGATTACGGCATTAACGCTGTTTGCACTCACTTGGGTTGCGTTGTTCCTTGGAACGCAGCAGAGAACAAGTTTAAGTGTCCCTGTCATGGTTCGCAGTACGATGCTACTGGCAAAGTTGTCCGGGGTCCAGCACCTCTATCATTGGCTTTGAGCCATGCAAAAGTCGAAGAAGACAAAATCGTCCTAACTTCTTGGACTGAAACCGACTTCCGCACAGGTGACGACCCTTGGTGGGCTTAA
- the petA gene encoding cytochrome f has product MRNVCQTASLARSAKAIVRTLLVAIATVTFFFTSDLAFPQAASAYPFWAQQTYPETPREPTGRIVCANCHLAAKPTEVEVPQSVLPDTVFKAVVKIPYDTSVQQVGADGSKVGLNVGAVLMLPEGFKIAPEDRIPEEWKEEVEGLYYQPYKEDAENVVIVGPLPGEQYQEIVFPVLSPNPATDKNIHFGKYAVHLGANRGRGQVYPTGEKSNNAVYAASATGTISKIAKTEDEDGNVKYQVSIQPESGNTVVDTIPVGPELIVSEGQAVKKDDPLTNNPNVGGFGQDDGEIVLQDASRVQWLIAFVALVMLAQVMLVLKKKQVEKVQAAEMNF; this is encoded by the coding sequence ATGAGAAATGTTTGTCAAACAGCGAGTTTAGCTCGCAGTGCAAAAGCAATTGTGAGAACATTGCTCGTGGCGATCGCTACAGTGACATTTTTCTTCACCAGCGATTTAGCCTTTCCTCAAGCAGCTTCAGCATATCCTTTTTGGGCACAGCAAACCTACCCTGAAACCCCCCGCGAACCAACAGGACGGATTGTGTGTGCCAACTGTCACCTAGCAGCAAAGCCAACCGAAGTAGAAGTTCCCCAGTCTGTTCTACCTGACACGGTGTTTAAAGCCGTGGTAAAAATTCCCTACGATACAAGCGTGCAGCAGGTGGGTGCTGATGGTTCCAAAGTCGGCTTAAACGTCGGTGCAGTGCTGATGCTACCAGAAGGCTTCAAGATTGCTCCTGAAGACCGCATTCCCGAAGAGTGGAAGGAAGAAGTCGAAGGTTTATACTACCAACCATACAAAGAAGATGCGGAAAACGTCGTTATCGTCGGACCGCTACCTGGTGAACAATATCAGGAAATCGTCTTCCCCGTTCTTTCTCCCAACCCCGCAACTGACAAGAATATCCATTTTGGTAAATATGCTGTCCATTTAGGTGCTAACCGGGGACGCGGACAAGTTTACCCAACTGGTGAAAAGAGCAACAACGCGGTGTATGCTGCTTCTGCCACTGGTACGATTAGCAAGATCGCCAAAACAGAAGATGAAGACGGTAACGTCAAGTATCAAGTCAGCATCCAGCCAGAATCTGGAAACACAGTGGTTGACACTATACCTGTTGGACCAGAATTGATTGTTTCCGAAGGACAAGCGGTCAAAAAAGATGACCCTTTGACCAACAACCCTAACGTTGGTGGATTCGGTCAAGATGACGGGGAAATCGTGCTGCAAGATGCAAGCAGAGTTCAATGGTTGATTGCGTTCGTCGCACTTGTGATGTTGGCTCAAGTTATGCTCGTTCTCAAGAAGAAGCAGGTTGAAAAAGTTCAAGCTGCGGAAATGAATTTCTAA
- a CDS encoding glycoside hydrolase family 57 protein, translating into MAIGYVALVLHAHLPFVRHPESDYVLEEEWLYEAITETYIPLLRVFEGLKRDGVDFKITMSMTPPLVSMLRDPLLQERYDAHLAKLEELVELEIEHNVHNGHIRYLAEHYASEFKATREVWERNKGDLVTAFKQFQDTNNVEIITCGATHGYLPLMKMYPQAVWAQIQVACEHYEENFGRPPKGIWLPECAYYEGVDRMLADAGLRYFLTDGHGILYARPRPRFGSYAPIFTETGVAAFGRDHESSQQVWSSEVGYPGAAEYREFYKDLGWEAEYEYIKPYIMPNGQRKNTGIKYHKITGRGLGLADKALYDPYWAREKAAEHSANFMYNREQQVGHLYGIMQRPPIIVSPYDAELYGHWWYEGPWFIDYLFRKSWYDQKTYEMTHLADYLRENPTQQVCRPSQSSWGYKGFHEYWLNETNTWIYPHLHKAAERMIEISNREPEDELEWKALNQAARELLLAQSSDWAFIMRTGTMVPYAVRRTRSHLMRFNKLYEDINIGKIDSGWLEKVEMMDNIFPNINYRVYRPL; encoded by the coding sequence ATGGCTATCGGCTACGTTGCGCTTGTACTTCACGCACACCTGCCCTTCGTCCGTCACCCAGAAAGTGATTATGTGCTGGAAGAAGAATGGCTTTATGAAGCCATTACCGAAACCTACATTCCTTTGCTGCGAGTATTTGAAGGCTTAAAGCGAGACGGCGTTGACTTTAAAATTACGATGAGCATGACACCGCCTCTTGTGTCAATGCTGCGTGATCCTTTGTTGCAAGAACGCTACGACGCTCACCTAGCCAAACTAGAAGAACTTGTAGAACTAGAAATCGAGCATAATGTCCACAATGGACATATTCGCTATTTAGCCGAGCATTACGCCAGCGAGTTTAAGGCGACGCGAGAAGTTTGGGAACGCAACAAGGGGGACTTGGTAACGGCTTTTAAGCAGTTCCAAGACACAAATAACGTAGAAATCATCACTTGCGGTGCTACCCACGGCTACCTACCGCTGATGAAAATGTATCCGCAAGCTGTGTGGGCGCAAATTCAGGTAGCCTGTGAACACTACGAGGAAAACTTTGGACGCCCGCCCAAAGGCATTTGGTTGCCAGAATGCGCCTACTATGAAGGTGTAGATCGGATGTTAGCCGATGCAGGGTTACGCTACTTCCTCACTGATGGACATGGCATCCTTTACGCTCGTCCTCGTCCTCGCTTTGGCAGCTATGCCCCAATTTTTACAGAAACTGGTGTCGCTGCCTTTGGTCGAGATCATGAATCTTCTCAGCAGGTGTGGTCTTCTGAGGTAGGCTATCCTGGTGCAGCAGAATACCGCGAGTTTTACAAAGACTTGGGCTGGGAAGCTGAATATGAGTACATCAAGCCCTACATTATGCCCAATGGTCAGCGAAAAAATACGGGCATCAAGTATCATAAAATCACCGGTCGCGGCTTAGGACTAGCAGATAAAGCGCTCTACGATCCCTACTGGGCAAGGGAAAAAGCAGCGGAACACTCTGCAAATTTCATGTATAACCGTGAACAGCAAGTAGGGCATCTTTATGGTATAATGCAACGCCCGCCAATTATTGTTTCTCCCTACGATGCCGAGTTATATGGACATTGGTGGTATGAAGGTCCTTGGTTCATCGATTACCTATTCCGTAAGTCCTGGTATGACCAAAAGACCTATGAAATGACTCACTTGGCAGATTATTTACGGGAAAATCCAACTCAGCAAGTCTGTCGTCCTTCACAATCGAGTTGGGGTTATAAAGGATTCCACGAGTATTGGTTGAACGAAACGAATACATGGATTTACCCACATTTGCACAAAGCCGCAGAACGCATGATTGAAATATCAAACCGGGAACCAGAGGATGAGTTGGAATGGAAAGCACTCAACCAAGCGGCGCGGGAATTGCTGTTAGCGCAATCTTCCGACTGGGCGTTTATTATGCGAACAGGAACGATGGTACCCTATGCGGTAAGAAGGACGCGATCGCACCTGATGCGCTTTAATAAACTCTACGAAGATATCAACATTGGCAAAATTGATAGTGGTTGGCTGGAAAAAGTTGAGATGATGGACAATATTTTCCCCAATATCAATTACCGAGTGTATCGTCCGTTGTAA
- the rsgA gene encoding small ribosomal subunit biogenesis GTPase RsgA, protein MRGEGLKTTEHLLGTVLAVQANFYRVQLDQEEGERGRMGERGKSNSSQTPLIPHSSTPPLLLCTRRTRLKKIGQQVMVGDRVVVEEPDWAGGRGAIAEILPRKSQLDRPAIANVNQILLVFAVADPPLEPYQLSRFLVKAESTSLDVVLCLNKCDLVSKEQQVKINERLTNWGYQPVFISVGKGIDIDQVANKLKDKMTVIAGPSGVGKSSFINEMIPNANLRVGEISGKLARGRHTTRHVELFELPSGGLLADTPGFNQPDLDCAPEELAQYFPEAKQRLTVDSCRFGDCLHRDEPGCIVRGEWERYQHYLDFLETAIEHQTQLNQQADPESTVKVKTKGKGQTQYEPKLESKKYRRSSRRTQLQELQQLYQESEES, encoded by the coding sequence ATGAGAGGGGAAGGGTTAAAAACTACTGAGCATCTACTGGGCACGGTCTTAGCCGTGCAAGCTAATTTTTACCGAGTACAGCTAGATCAAGAGGAGGGGGAGAGGGGGAGAATGGGAGAGAGGGGGAAGAGTAACAGTTCACAGACTCCCCTAATCCCCCACTCCTCGACTCCCCCACTCCTTTTGTGCACCCGCAGAACCCGTTTGAAAAAAATTGGGCAACAGGTCATGGTGGGCGATCGCGTGGTCGTGGAAGAACCTGATTGGGCTGGTGGACGAGGAGCGATCGCTGAGATATTACCCCGTAAAAGCCAATTGGATCGTCCGGCGATCGCTAATGTCAACCAAATCCTATTAGTATTTGCCGTGGCAGATCCCCCCTTGGAACCTTACCAACTGAGCCGTTTTCTTGTGAAGGCTGAATCTACAAGTTTAGATGTCGTTTTGTGTCTCAATAAGTGCGATTTAGTTTCAAAAGAACAGCAAGTAAAAATTAATGAGCGCTTAACGAATTGGGGTTACCAACCTGTATTTATTAGCGTGGGTAAAGGCATAGATATTGACCAGGTAGCCAACAAGCTCAAAGATAAGATGACTGTGATAGCCGGACCTTCTGGGGTTGGTAAGTCTAGTTTTATCAACGAGATGATTCCCAATGCTAACTTACGAGTGGGAGAGATTTCTGGGAAACTAGCCAGGGGTCGCCATACAACTCGTCACGTAGAATTATTTGAATTACCTAGCGGTGGTTTGCTAGCAGATACTCCCGGCTTTAATCAACCTGACCTTGATTGTGCCCCTGAAGAATTAGCACAATATTTCCCAGAAGCAAAGCAGAGATTAACGGTTGATAGCTGTCGTTTTGGTGATTGTCTGCATCGAGACGAGCCAGGATGTATCGTTCGTGGAGAATGGGAAAGATATCAACATTATTTAGACTTTTTAGAGACAGCAATTGAGCACCAGACTCAGCTTAACCAACAGGCAGACCCTGAATCCACTGTAAAAGTGAAAACCAAGGGCAAAGGACAGACTCAGTACGAACCGAAGCTAGAATCTAAAAAATATCGCCGGAGTTCACGCAGAACGCAGTTGCAGGAGTTGCAGCAGTTGTATCAGGAGAGTGAGGAATCGTAG
- a CDS encoding sulfurtransferase TusA family protein: protein MSLSSLSTPNVQLDLRGTPCPINFVRTKLRLEQMNPGELLEVWLDPGEPIEQVPDSLAMAGYQVEQITDCVGYFSLLVCRPDSAS from the coding sequence ATGAGTCTATCTTCCCTCTCAACTCCTAATGTTCAACTGGATTTGCGCGGCACCCCTTGCCCGATAAATTTTGTACGTACGAAACTCCGTTTGGAGCAAATGAACCCGGGAGAGTTACTAGAAGTCTGGTTAGATCCAGGGGAACCGATTGAGCAAGTTCCTGATAGTCTGGCAATGGCAGGCTATCAGGTAGAGCAAATTACAGACTGCGTTGGTTACTTTTCCTTGCTAGTGTGCCGTCCTGATAGTGCCTCATGA